A portion of the Sphingorhabdus pulchriflava genome contains these proteins:
- a CDS encoding aldehyde dehydrogenase family protein: MTTAPKVSLHIGGTPRASGSGGTRTHIHPVSGEAMAEIPLAGAAEVEEAVAAAEAAREGWRRTSPEARRDILNRLADLMEAKKREFAEMAALDGGTPIMQGERGVETAVSWTRYYAGWCDKLTGDVMSTFDTRGEFSYSVPEPIGIVGIINTWNGPLIGIGMKVIPALAAGNCVILKPAEITPFAPELFAQCAKEAGVPDGVLAILPGTGEAGDAIVRHPRVRKISFTGGPTTARKILAAAAEQIKPSVMELGGKSASLVFPDCNLQAAAERAIFWTIGILAGQGCALPTRQIVHADVYDEFLERMVEVSKVFKVGDPMEPGVMVGPVINAAAVDRITGMFERAKADNAARFVIGGNRCGGDLAKGNFIEPTILADVNPDHEIAQVEIFGPAVAVMKFHDEDEAIAIANNSEYGLAAYIQSNDMMRVHRVAERLHAGGVYVNGGMQINAYTPFGGVGISGFGKEGGKAGIEEFLHMKTVTIGTGAGIFS, translated from the coding sequence ATGACCACCGCACCCAAGGTTTCCCTGCACATTGGCGGAACGCCGCGCGCGAGCGGAAGCGGCGGCACCCGCACCCATATCCATCCGGTAAGCGGCGAGGCGATGGCCGAAATCCCGCTGGCCGGAGCAGCTGAAGTTGAAGAAGCGGTCGCCGCTGCCGAGGCTGCACGCGAAGGCTGGCGGCGGACAAGCCCCGAAGCACGTCGCGACATTCTGAACCGGCTTGCTGACTTGATGGAAGCGAAGAAACGCGAGTTTGCCGAAATGGCTGCCCTCGATGGCGGCACACCAATCATGCAAGGTGAGCGCGGAGTTGAGACCGCCGTGTCGTGGACGCGCTATTATGCGGGTTGGTGCGACAAACTGACCGGTGACGTGATGAGCACTTTCGATACGCGCGGCGAGTTCAGCTATTCAGTGCCAGAGCCCATCGGCATCGTCGGTATCATCAACACCTGGAACGGTCCGTTGATCGGTATCGGTATGAAAGTGATACCCGCGCTGGCCGCCGGAAATTGCGTCATTCTAAAGCCAGCGGAAATCACGCCCTTTGCTCCCGAGTTGTTTGCCCAATGCGCGAAAGAAGCCGGGGTGCCTGATGGCGTGCTCGCCATATTGCCGGGCACCGGAGAAGCGGGCGACGCGATTGTTCGTCACCCCAGGGTACGCAAGATCAGCTTCACCGGTGGCCCAACAACGGCGCGCAAAATTCTTGCGGCTGCGGCGGAACAGATCAAGCCTTCGGTCATGGAACTGGGCGGCAAATCGGCGAGCCTCGTCTTTCCTGATTGCAACCTGCAGGCAGCCGCGGAACGTGCCATTTTCTGGACAATCGGCATTCTGGCAGGGCAAGGTTGCGCACTGCCGACACGACAGATTGTGCATGCCGATGTCTATGACGAATTCCTTGAGCGCATGGTTGAAGTATCCAAGGTCTTCAAAGTTGGCGATCCGATGGAACCTGGCGTGATGGTTGGTCCGGTTATCAATGCCGCCGCCGTGGATCGCATTACTGGCATGTTCGAACGCGCCAAGGCCGACAACGCCGCCCGCTTTGTCATCGGCGGCAACCGCTGCGGAGGCGATCTGGCCAAAGGCAACTTCATCGAACCGACAATTCTAGCCGATGTGAACCCGGATCATGAAATCGCACAGGTCGAAATTTTTGGTCCTGCGGTTGCGGTGATGAAATTCCATGACGAGGATGAGGCCATCGCGATTGCCAACAACAGCGAATATGGTCTCGCGGCCTATATCCAGTCGAACGATATGATGCGCGTTCACCGCGTGGCAGAGCGTCTGCATGCAGGTGGCGTGTATGTGAACGGCGGAATGCAGATCAATGCGTACACGCCATTTGGCGGTGTCGGCATTTCGGGCTTTGGCAAAGAAGGCGGCAAAGCAGGCATCGAAGAGTTTCTGCACATGAAGACCGTCACAATTGGAACAGGCGCTGGAATTTTCAGCTGA
- a CDS encoding VOC family protein, with the protein MEQRLNMVMNPVRDVAALRAFYEGGLGWNTWGPEMPGSVMYRLGTAVLVFVNRDYLAKEAGIDVAETSRIINAVFVSSKADVDTQMAKVVAAGGTITSPVRDRDGGLYSGYFADPEGNCWEIVWSPHMPVGADGGLTLGGQ; encoded by the coding sequence ATGGAACAACGGCTGAATATGGTGATGAACCCCGTGCGCGATGTGGCTGCTCTTCGCGCATTTTATGAAGGCGGCCTTGGCTGGAACACATGGGGACCGGAAATGCCCGGCTCTGTCATGTACCGGCTTGGCACCGCAGTGCTGGTGTTCGTCAACCGCGATTATCTGGCCAAGGAGGCAGGCATTGATGTGGCGGAAACATCGCGCATCATCAATGCGGTGTTCGTAAGTAGTAAGGCAGATGTTGACACGCAAATGGCAAAAGTGGTTGCCGCTGGTGGCACCATCACAAGTCCGGTGCGCGACCGCGATGGCGGACTCTATTCGGGCTATTTTGCTGACCCCGAAGGTAATTGCTGGGAAATCGTCTGGAGCCCGCACATGCCGGTAGGCGCAGATGGCGGGCTGACGCTCGGCGGCCAATAG
- a CDS encoding cytochrome P450 — MNDSMLEERRPVYDFDYIAGADVLKDVHEAYLNLKKNAPPLFWTTRHGGHWVANSADVAVKALRHPEIFSSKFLSIPPNPQQPKMIPESLDPPEHRPYRQMLRPFFEGKAIAPLEPRIIEWTEELVGKVVDKGGCEFVEDIAGPLPISVFMEIFGFPLDRYEEFRTLALNYFSAGNGSESGLAYVGQIQQILVELIQSRMAEPRSDLVSSLVTMDFEGRKLTFEELMSIGFLMFLAGLDTVTNALTYGMRHLAHDPALQQRMAEDPDCIPNAVEELLRRYTFVSTPRYLVQDTEIDGIQLRKGESILVPLHSVGLDDKLNPNPETVDVDRPAVRHAAFGSGVHTCLGLHLARMEMINFYKVWFRRIPRFELAPMDGPLKFRAGSVQSIEALPIRWA; from the coding sequence ATGAATGATTCGATGCTGGAAGAACGACGCCCTGTCTATGACTTTGACTATATTGCAGGCGCCGACGTCCTGAAGGACGTGCACGAAGCCTATCTCAACCTGAAGAAAAATGCGCCTCCGCTCTTCTGGACAACGCGACATGGCGGGCATTGGGTCGCAAACAGTGCCGACGTTGCCGTGAAGGCATTGCGCCATCCTGAAATCTTCTCCAGCAAATTCCTTTCGATTCCGCCCAATCCGCAGCAGCCCAAGATGATCCCGGAATCGCTCGATCCGCCAGAGCATCGGCCGTATCGGCAAATGCTGCGCCCGTTTTTCGAAGGCAAGGCGATCGCTCCACTCGAACCTCGGATTATCGAATGGACTGAGGAACTCGTCGGCAAGGTGGTCGACAAGGGCGGATGTGAATTCGTCGAGGACATTGCAGGCCCTCTGCCCATCTCGGTCTTCATGGAAATTTTCGGCTTTCCGCTTGATCGTTACGAAGAGTTTCGCACCTTGGCGCTCAACTATTTTTCGGCCGGAAATGGATCAGAGAGCGGTTTGGCTTATGTCGGGCAAATCCAGCAGATCCTGGTTGAACTGATCCAATCCCGCATGGCGGAGCCCCGCTCAGATTTGGTCTCTTCACTTGTAACGATGGATTTTGAAGGTCGCAAACTGACGTTCGAGGAACTGATGTCGATCGGTTTCCTGATGTTCCTTGCCGGTCTGGATACCGTGACCAACGCGCTTACTTATGGAATGCGGCACTTGGCCCACGACCCCGCGCTCCAGCAACGCATGGCCGAAGACCCGGACTGCATCCCGAATGCGGTCGAGGAACTGCTGCGTCGTTATACCTTTGTATCTACCCCGCGCTATCTGGTGCAGGATACCGAGATTGACGGCATCCAACTGCGCAAGGGCGAGTCCATATTGGTTCCTCTCCATTCGGTCGGGTTGGATGACAAGCTTAATCCCAATCCTGAAACGGTCGATGTTGATCGGCCAGCGGTGCGCCATGCTGCTTTCGGCTCGGGCGTCCACACCTGTCTTGGGCTGCACCTTGCCCGAATGGAAATGATCAATTTCTACAAGGTGTGGTTCCGGCGGATACCGCGGTTCGAATTGGCACCTATGGACGGACCGCTCAAATTCCGCGCCGGTTCGGTTCAGTCGATCGAAGCTTTGCCGATCCGCTGGGCATAA
- a CDS encoding TetR/AcrR family transcriptional regulator: protein MPIPLRDSDRTKAAILHAAQVAFSTRGYGATGVRDITAAAGVNASLVSRYFGSKEKLFESALSELLDASVITNIEKPEFGRGLVALFAQSEQYRVNVLPMLVLAAGDPVSRAIADRQLRELVIKPLTVWFDRPNAEERAARVVLLASGFFLYRILYPLPAWEGDLAPASRKWLERAFQSVIDDAD from the coding sequence ATGCCTATTCCGCTTCGTGATTCCGATCGGACCAAAGCTGCCATCCTGCATGCCGCGCAGGTGGCATTTTCCACGCGCGGTTATGGAGCGACCGGGGTGCGGGACATCACGGCCGCTGCGGGCGTCAATGCATCGCTGGTCAGCCGATATTTCGGCTCGAAGGAAAAGCTTTTTGAATCCGCACTTTCCGAACTGCTGGATGCGAGTGTCATCACCAACATCGAAAAGCCGGAATTCGGACGCGGGCTCGTCGCCCTGTTCGCCCAAAGCGAGCAGTACCGCGTCAACGTGTTGCCGATGCTGGTGCTGGCGGCTGGTGACCCGGTGTCGCGCGCGATTGCCGATCGACAATTGCGCGAACTGGTCATCAAGCCGCTGACCGTCTGGTTTGATCGACCGAATGCCGAGGAGCGTGCCGCAAGGGTGGTCCTGCTTGCATCCGGCTTTTTTCTCTATCGCATCCTTTACCCGCTGCCTGCCTGGGAGGGCGATCTTGCACCCGCCAGCCGGAAATGGCTGGAACGGGCCTTTCAATCGGTCATTGATGATGCGGATTGA
- a CDS encoding alpha/beta fold hydrolase, producing the protein MTINGPTSQYFISQRLRLHYADWGNTEAPPLLLVHGGRDHCRSWDWVAQELSSKWHVIAIDQRGHGDSQWAPDGNYASMDMVYDLAHLIHLLDLAPVTIVSHSMGGNVSLRYTGLFPDKVRKLVAIEGLGPPPEMQKKMDETPFADRFREWMDSKRAAAARLPKRYNSIDEALARMQAENAYLTDEQARHLTEQGVNRNEDGTFSWKFDPHLNFWSPLDIPRAEIEKLWSAISCPTLLLYGADSWASNPERDGRMRHFRPNVTVTEFEKAGHWLHHDQFNRFMATLDHFL; encoded by the coding sequence ATGACAATCAACGGACCGACGTCGCAATATTTCATCTCGCAACGGTTACGGCTGCATTATGCAGACTGGGGCAATACCGAAGCGCCGCCATTGCTTCTGGTGCATGGTGGACGCGACCATTGCCGCAGCTGGGATTGGGTGGCGCAGGAGCTTTCAAGCAAGTGGCATGTCATCGCGATCGACCAGCGCGGTCATGGTGACAGCCAATGGGCCCCGGACGGTAACTACGCGTCGATGGATATGGTTTATGACCTGGCGCACCTCATCCACCTGCTCGATCTTGCCCCTGTCACGATTGTATCGCATTCGATGGGCGGAAATGTAAGCCTGCGCTATACGGGTCTGTTTCCGGACAAGGTCCGAAAACTGGTGGCAATTGAAGGTCTTGGTCCGCCCCCCGAAATGCAGAAGAAGATGGACGAAACGCCATTTGCTGACCGGTTCCGCGAATGGATGGATAGCAAAAGGGCGGCGGCGGCACGCTTGCCCAAACGCTATAACAGCATCGACGAGGCGCTGGCACGAATGCAGGCTGAGAATGCCTATTTGACAGATGAGCAAGCCCGGCACCTGACCGAACAGGGCGTCAATCGCAACGAGGATGGCACCTTTAGCTGGAAGTTTGATCCGCATTTGAACTTCTGGTCACCACTGGACATCCCGCGCGCGGAAATCGAGAAACTGTGGAGCGCAATCAGTTGTCCGACCCTGCTGCTTTATGGCGCTGACAGCTGGGCTTCAAACCCCGAACGCGATGGTCGCATGCGGCATTTCAGACCGAATGTTACAGTAACCGAATTTGAAAAAGCCGGTCATTGGTTGCACCATGACCAGTTCAATCGCTTCATGGCAACTTTGGACCATTTTCTTTGA
- a CDS encoding NAD(P)-dependent alcohol dehydrogenase encodes MTQMISAWGATAPESGINPLSIERRELRPDDVQIEILFCGVCHSDLHTARNDWGRTHYPVVPGHEIVGRVAAVGTDVKAFKTGDAVAVGCLVDACLDCPQCDEHQEQYCANGVGTYNSRDRHDGSPTFGGYAKSITVREAFVLRVPDKLDLARAAPLLCAGITTYSPLRHWDVGPGKAIAVVGLGGLGHMGVKLAVGLGAEVTMITTSPAKAADAQKLGAHAVLLSSDKEAMKAANGRFDFILDTIPVGHDVQNYLRLLKPSGHLVIVGAVEPMPGFHSGLLLGGRKSIAGSAIGGIKETQQLLDFCAEKNILPECETIRMDEINDAYERMEKSDVKYRFVIDMATL; translated from the coding sequence ATGACACAGATGATTTCAGCATGGGGCGCAACCGCACCTGAATCGGGCATCAATCCCCTGTCGATCGAGCGACGGGAATTGCGTCCGGACGATGTCCAGATCGAAATTCTGTTTTGCGGGGTCTGCCATTCGGATTTGCACACCGCCCGCAATGATTGGGGCCGGACGCATTATCCGGTAGTTCCCGGCCACGAAATTGTCGGACGCGTGGCTGCGGTGGGCACAGATGTGAAGGCTTTCAAAACCGGTGATGCTGTTGCCGTCGGCTGCCTGGTCGATGCCTGCCTCGATTGCCCGCAATGCGACGAGCATCAGGAGCAATATTGCGCGAATGGTGTTGGCACGTACAATAGTCGCGACCGGCATGATGGCTCGCCAACTTTTGGCGGATATGCAAAATCGATCACCGTGCGCGAGGCCTTTGTTTTGCGCGTGCCTGACAAACTGGATCTGGCCCGCGCCGCTCCCTTATTGTGTGCCGGGATCACCACTTACTCGCCATTGCGCCACTGGGATGTCGGACCTGGCAAGGCAATCGCGGTCGTTGGCCTGGGTGGATTGGGCCATATGGGCGTCAAGCTGGCGGTCGGTTTGGGAGCAGAAGTGACCATGATCACCACGTCGCCCGCAAAAGCAGCGGACGCCCAAAAGCTCGGCGCTCATGCTGTTCTGCTGTCGTCCGACAAGGAAGCGATGAAAGCCGCCAACGGTCGTTTCGACTTCATTCTCGATACCATTCCCGTTGGACACGACGTGCAAAACTATCTGCGCCTGCTGAAACCCTCAGGCCATCTGGTGATTGTCGGCGCAGTCGAACCGATGCCCGGTTTTCATTCGGGCCTGTTGCTTGGCGGTCGCAAATCGATTGCGGGCTCGGCGATTGGCGGCATAAAGGAAACGCAGCAACTGCTCGATTTCTGCGCCGAGAAGAATATCCTGCCCGAGTGCGAGACAATCCGGATGGACGAGATCAACGATGCCTATGAGCGGATGGAAAAATCTGATGTCAAATATCGGTTCGTCATCGATATGGCGACGCTTTGA
- a CDS encoding acyl-CoA dehydrogenase family protein, translating to MDLTPNSDQSALQTATADWCRDNMPLDGARNRPEHLWRDLADMGWTGMTAPGMGLDHATEALVFAELGRELAPVGLLSTAVAARWIGGDARVALAIPHEKLTRVFDPQDCASALSIWGNCAGLLMLPASLDTETGLDLSAPYATIALELVPNPLDDPRAALHLQLLAAAYGVGVADAARDMAADYAKIREQFDRPIGWFQSLKHICADMAVRCEVARSQLYYAACALDAGGDDAAFHVAAAKRLADSSALDNGRANIQVHGGIGMTDEAVPHLCLKRAHLLSFIAPVDTKDLLESAA from the coding sequence ATGGACCTGACACCCAATAGCGACCAATCCGCTTTACAGACCGCGACGGCGGATTGGTGCCGCGATAACATGCCATTGGACGGCGCACGAAATCGCCCTGAACATTTATGGCGCGATTTGGCCGACATGGGGTGGACAGGCATGACAGCACCCGGAATGGGCCTCGACCATGCGACCGAGGCGCTAGTCTTTGCCGAACTGGGCCGCGAGCTCGCGCCGGTCGGCTTGCTGTCCACCGCAGTTGCTGCCCGCTGGATCGGTGGCGATGCACGTGTGGCGCTGGCGATACCCCACGAAAAACTAACACGGGTGTTCGATCCGCAAGACTGTGCATCGGCGCTTAGCATATGGGGCAACTGTGCCGGATTGCTTATGCTGCCAGCATCGCTTGATACAGAGACGGGGCTGGATCTTTCTGCCCCTTACGCAACAATCGCATTGGAGCTGGTTCCAAATCCACTCGACGATCCCAGAGCCGCGCTGCATCTGCAACTGCTGGCAGCCGCTTATGGGGTTGGCGTTGCCGATGCCGCGCGCGACATGGCTGCGGACTATGCCAAGATACGCGAACAATTTGACCGGCCCATCGGCTGGTTCCAATCGTTGAAGCATATATGTGCGGACATGGCCGTGCGCTGCGAGGTTGCCCGTTCGCAACTCTATTATGCGGCTTGTGCACTTGATGCCGGTGGAGACGATGCCGCGTTCCACGTTGCAGCCGCCAAGCGCCTTGCAGACAGCAGCGCGCTGGACAACGGCCGCGCAAACATTCAGGTACATGGTGGAATCGGCATGACCGATGAAGCGGTGCCGCATCTTTGCCTGAAACGTGCGCATCTGCTGAGCTTCATTGCCCCTGTCGATACCAAGGACCTGCTGGAGAGTGCCGCATGA
- a CDS encoding acyl-CoA dehydrogenase family protein, giving the protein MEIGFNAEETRFREECREWLHANVPEEKRPLHAADALEFDKAWQRRLFDAGWAGINWPVEYGGRGLSIVQQVIWLEEYAQADAPWIGANFVGVNHGGPTLIMNASEEQKAYHLPRILKGDAIWCQGFSEPGAGSDLAGINTRGRIEGDALVVNGSKIWTSFAHVADWQELVLRTEEGSLRHKGLSWVICDMHAPGISISPIRKMSGQVEFAQVFYDDVRIPLENVVGGLGNGWRVAMSTLSFERGTGFIADQVKQSQEIDELISTARANGKIRDDRIAGELGQMRAEVAALRAMTYRNISTVIRTGQPGPESSVIRLFTSELGQRLERMGVLLMGSAALDFRYGDDNIVHDYLRGFAATIAGGTAQIQRDIIAERLLGLPKSR; this is encoded by the coding sequence ATGGAAATCGGTTTCAACGCGGAGGAAACGCGTTTCCGGGAAGAATGCCGGGAGTGGCTGCACGCCAATGTTCCAGAAGAAAAGCGGCCGCTGCATGCCGCGGATGCACTCGAATTCGACAAGGCATGGCAGCGCCGCTTGTTTGATGCCGGCTGGGCGGGGATCAACTGGCCAGTCGAATATGGCGGGCGCGGGCTTTCGATTGTCCAACAGGTCATATGGCTGGAGGAATATGCGCAGGCGGACGCTCCATGGATCGGCGCGAATTTTGTCGGCGTCAATCATGGCGGACCAACATTGATTATGAATGCAAGCGAGGAGCAGAAGGCCTATCATCTGCCCCGCATCCTCAAGGGCGACGCAATCTGGTGTCAGGGCTTTTCGGAACCTGGTGCCGGCTCAGACCTTGCAGGCATAAATACGCGCGGGCGCATCGAAGGTGACGCGTTGGTCGTCAATGGCTCAAAGATATGGACGAGTTTTGCCCATGTTGCCGATTGGCAGGAGCTGGTTCTGCGCACCGAGGAAGGATCGCTTCGCCACAAAGGTCTCAGCTGGGTGATCTGTGACATGCACGCCCCCGGCATCAGCATCAGCCCGATCCGCAAAATGAGCGGACAGGTGGAGTTTGCACAGGTGTTTTACGACGATGTGCGCATACCCTTGGAAAATGTCGTCGGCGGGCTAGGTAATGGCTGGCGCGTGGCGATGTCGACATTGAGTTTTGAGCGCGGTACCGGCTTCATTGCTGATCAGGTCAAACAATCACAGGAAATTGACGAACTGATCTCCACTGCGCGGGCCAATGGCAAGATCCGCGATGATCGAATTGCGGGCGAACTTGGCCAGATGCGCGCCGAAGTCGCGGCCCTGCGGGCGATGACCTATCGCAATATTTCAACCGTGATCCGCACCGGACAGCCAGGTCCTGAATCTTCTGTCATCCGGCTGTTCACCTCTGAACTCGGGCAAAGGCTGGAAAGGATGGGTGTATTGCTGATGGGCAGTGCGGCCCTCGATTTCCGTTATGGCGACGACAATATAGTGCACGATTATCTTCGCGGATTTGCCGCCACCATTGCAGGCGGAACGGCGCAAATCCAACGTGACATCATAGCCGAGCGGTTGCTCGGCCTGCCAAAGAGCCGATAA
- a CDS encoding enoyl-CoA hydratase/isomerase family protein: MSEPDLVLRSDDGGVCTLTLNRPDKRNAVNRDLFRAFRAHVKAIEADGADIGIIVIKGAGDHFCAGHDLQSDPHPDALGWLRQEMLVLERLTKLRQPVIAAVQGTCYTGGLEFALTADFIICGESARFADTHGKWGLVPGWGLSQRLPRRVGQAKALEMMLTCQPYSGREAEAMGLANYCVPDTELEARVAGLCASILANSWHSNAENKRLVYDTDGMTLTGGLNHELMRNAGFDKDAANRGAKFAARKKD, from the coding sequence GTGAGCGAGCCTGATCTCGTCCTGCGTTCCGATGATGGCGGCGTATGTACTTTGACGCTGAACCGTCCGGACAAACGCAATGCCGTCAACCGTGACCTGTTCCGTGCCTTTCGCGCGCATGTGAAGGCGATTGAGGCAGATGGCGCGGACATCGGCATCATCGTTATCAAAGGGGCGGGCGACCATTTCTGCGCAGGCCATGATCTGCAATCTGATCCGCATCCGGATGCGCTCGGCTGGCTACGACAGGAAATGCTGGTGCTAGAACGCCTCACCAAACTGCGGCAGCCGGTGATCGCTGCCGTACAGGGCACATGCTATACCGGTGGTCTGGAATTTGCGCTGACAGCGGACTTCATCATCTGCGGAGAAAGCGCGCGTTTTGCAGACACGCATGGCAAATGGGGGCTGGTGCCGGGTTGGGGACTGTCGCAACGCCTTCCGCGCCGGGTTGGCCAGGCCAAGGCGCTGGAAATGATGCTGACCTGCCAACCCTATTCAGGCCGCGAAGCCGAGGCGATGGGGCTGGCCAACTATTGTGTGCCGGACACCGAATTGGAGGCTCGCGTTGCCGGACTTTGTGCGAGTATTCTCGCCAATAGCTGGCACAGCAATGCCGAGAATAAGCGGCTCGTCTACGACACCGACGGCATGACTCTGACTGGCGGCCTCAACCATGAACTGATGCGCAACGCCGGATTTGACAAGGATGCGGCCAATCGCGGGGCAAAATTTGCAGCAAGGAAAAAAGACTGA
- a CDS encoding SDR family oxidoreductase, translated as MPLPNPPALGTSALPAGTYEGQVVAVTGGGTGLGKGMALEFARLGAKIAVLSRKPEHLEAGVKAMESVGAKAIAVACDIRNPEAIATAFDEIEAKLGPVDVLINNAAGNFPAPAEEMTPNGFGTVVDIVLKGTYNCSREFALRCLRDARPGAILNIGATYSWTGGPGTAHSAAAKAGVTNLTQSLAVEWAPDGIRVNCLAPGRFPHEDLPDHMTRHRVGDRGDNTIPAQRVGAIRELGWMATFMCSPYAAYLSGHTVVLDGANWLRRSLVMPEFVPIREQFGKLARERGTAQAAISRTRGDKE; from the coding sequence ATGCCACTGCCCAATCCTCCCGCTTTGGGTACGTCCGCCCTCCCCGCAGGCACTTATGAAGGTCAGGTCGTCGCCGTCACCGGCGGCGGTACAGGCCTTGGCAAGGGTATGGCGCTCGAATTTGCGCGACTGGGCGCAAAAATCGCCGTCCTCAGCCGCAAGCCGGAGCACCTGGAAGCCGGCGTGAAGGCGATGGAGTCGGTGGGTGCGAAAGCGATTGCTGTTGCATGCGATATTCGCAATCCCGAGGCCATCGCGACAGCCTTTGATGAAATCGAGGCCAAGCTCGGTCCGGTCGACGTTCTAATCAACAATGCCGCCGGAAACTTCCCCGCCCCTGCTGAAGAGATGACCCCCAATGGTTTTGGTACAGTCGTCGATATTGTGCTGAAGGGCACTTATAATTGCTCCAGAGAATTTGCTCTCCGTTGTCTGCGCGATGCCCGTCCCGGCGCAATCCTGAACATCGGTGCGACCTATAGCTGGACCGGCGGCCCCGGCACCGCCCACTCGGCAGCGGCCAAGGCGGGCGTAACCAACCTCACCCAGAGCCTTGCGGTCGAATGGGCGCCGGATGGCATCCGCGTCAATTGCCTCGCCCCAGGGCGCTTTCCGCATGAAGATCTGCCCGATCACATGACCCGCCACCGGGTGGGTGACCGCGGCGACAACACAATCCCTGCCCAGCGCGTTGGCGCAATCCGCGAACTGGGCTGGATGGCGACCTTCATGTGTTCGCCGTATGCCGCCTATCTTTCAGGGCATACGGTCGTGCTGGATGGCGCGAACTGGCTGCGGCGCAGTTTGGTGATGCCTGAATTTGTTCCTATCCGTGAACAATTTGGTAAATTGGCGCGTGAGCGTGGTACGGCACAGGCAGCCATATCCAGGACACGCGGAGACAAAGAGTGA
- a CDS encoding enoyl-CoA hydratase/isomerase family protein, with protein sequence MTDEVLSELDGYLRIITLNRPEVHNAMNDSMSELFQSLLFAALEETESSAILLRANGKSFCSGRDTTMLGHRARDESDYHFVRRAQEGRLRMLDSTKPIVAAVKGGAIGGGCELALAADIRVADTTLKMALPEINYGLLPDTGGTQMLTSLIGPSRTKYMVLSGDRIDAATALDWGAVDFVVAPGELDEKALSIARSIASKPPLNLAMGKDMVNLMHGPTIRTGTRAELMAQSYIFKTEDYAEARAALREKRAPVFKGK encoded by the coding sequence GTGACAGATGAGGTATTGAGCGAACTGGACGGGTATCTGCGGATCATCACGCTGAACCGTCCCGAAGTTCACAATGCTATGAACGACAGCATGTCGGAACTGTTCCAGTCGCTCTTGTTTGCGGCGCTGGAAGAAACCGAGTCGAGTGCGATCCTGTTGCGCGCCAACGGCAAATCCTTTTGCTCGGGCCGTGACACCACCATGCTGGGCCACCGCGCGCGCGACGAGAGCGATTATCACTTCGTCCGCCGCGCACAGGAAGGTCGACTGCGGATGCTGGACTCAACAAAGCCGATTGTCGCTGCTGTCAAAGGCGGAGCCATAGGCGGCGGGTGTGAACTGGCGTTGGCTGCTGATATTCGCGTTGCCGATACCACGCTCAAAATGGCACTTCCCGAAATCAATTATGGCTTGCTACCCGATACCGGCGGCACCCAGATGCTGACTTCACTCATCGGCCCTTCGCGGACCAAATATATGGTGCTGTCAGGTGACAGGATCGACGCGGCAACGGCTCTGGATTGGGGTGCAGTCGATTTCGTGGTCGCGCCCGGGGAGCTTGACGAAAAGGCACTTTCCATCGCTCGGTCGATTGCGTCCAAACCGCCGCTCAACCTCGCGATGGGCAAAGATATGGTCAATCTGATGCACGGTCCGACCATCCGTACGGGTACGCGCGCTGAACTGATGGCGCAAAGCTATATCTTCAAGACCGAGGATTATGCCGAAGCCCGCGCCGCCCTGCGCGAGAAACGCGCTCCTGTTTTCAAGGGAAAATGA